A section of the Anopheles merus strain MAF unplaced genomic scaffold, AmerM5.1 LNR4000548, whole genome shotgun sequence genome encodes:
- the LOC121602644 gene encoding uncharacterized protein LOC121602644, with protein MTLENNSLSCVVYAINQKGRSTPVLIQDFEIGRIQPYRAVTERRADAIEWLPIAVGILLTVIILALSISTKTYLNRCLAAGCCCRRCSAASAKRNDAAASDKSEQHQQQQQQTKNVLLPDEYECGTHCLKLKNVQMLRRHSSRKKNCSKDSNDDEPEPDVIPAQFNMVSCTPLIATPQHTDTAARDKDAHQYGGFTSPPATYQMGTIVDHHPAVPQQDTALEYRTHGSIVGILPTARTAAAELDINVIKDRLLTTRVPESCV; from the exons ATGACGCTGGAAAACAATTCGCTCTCCTGCGTCGTGTACGCCATCAATCAGAAGGGCCGCAGCACACCTGTGCTAATACAGGACTTTGAAATTGGTCGCATCCAGCCGTACCGAGCGG tGACCGAACGACGAGCGGACGCCATCGAGTGGCTGCCGATAGCTGTTGGCATTTTGCTCACCGTCATAATATTGGCTCTATCAATTTCCACCAAAACATATCTGAACCGCTGCCTCGctgccggctgctgctgtcgtcGGTGTTCCGCCGCCAGTGCAAAGCGGAACGATGCGGCGGCGTCCGATAAAAGtgagcagcatcagcaacagcagcagcaaacgaaaaACGTACTCCTGCCGGATGAGTACGAGTGTGGGACGCACTGTTTGAAG CTGAAAAATGTGCAAATGTTACGAAGGCACAGCTCGCGCAAGAAAAACTGCTCCAAAGACTCGAACGACGACGAACCGGAGCCGGACGTCATACCAGCTCAGTTTAACATGG TGTCCTGCACTCCGCTCATAGCGACACCGCAGCACACCGATACAGCCGCCCGCGACAAG GACGCACACCAGTACGGTGGCTTCACGTCCCCGCCCGCCACATATCAGATGGGAACAATCGTTGACCATCATCCGGCCGTGCCACAACAGGACACGGCGCTCGAGTACCGGACGCACGGTAGCATCGTCGGCATACTGCCTACCGCCCGGACAGCAGCGGCCGAGCTCGATATCAACGTGATCAAGGACCGGCTGCTGACGACGCGCGTACCCGAAAGCTGCGTTTGA
- the LOC121602645 gene encoding uncharacterized protein LOC121602645, which produces MEQKKPRPPGLIEPNKDSPFRILDVRTIQDNAPTLSYTVQEEEDAAEQSDGSSGSERELVIDMPEEETDLAQVPVLAQELEIESKIIVPQIPETPPKTVASASRTNRRKTQLVRMEEDVDAVFDEAPPKPPSRKVTDELQEGIAANRHIMRQIALLRTTINCLVEARYHRSIPFPPDTSDFETMDSWMDTYEQMKWDTSISKSSKAKKKS; this is translated from the coding sequence ATGGAACAGAAAAAACCGCGTCCCCCCGGTTTAATAGAACCGAATAAAGACTCACCATTCCGCATACTGGACGTGCGAACGATCCAGGACAACGCACCCACCCTGAGCTATACCGTGCAGGAAGAAGAGGACGCCGCAGAACAGTCGGACGGTTCGTCGGGCAGTGAAAGGGAGCTGGTGATCGATATGCCGGAGGAGGAGACCGATCTGGCCCAGGTGCCGGTGCTAGCCCAGGAGCTGGAAATCGAGAGCAAAATAATCGTCCCCCAAATACCAGAGACACCGCCCAAAACGGTCGCCTCAGCGAGCCGCACCAATCGGAGGAAAACGCAGCTCGTGCGAATGGAGGAGGATGTCGATGCTGTGTTTGATGAAGCACCACCGAAACCACCATCGCGGAAGGTGACGGATGAGCTGCAGGAGGGTATCGCAGCGAACAGGCACATTATGCGCCAGATTGCCCTGCTGCGGACCACCATCAACTGTCTGGTGGAGGCACGCTACCACAGGAGCATCCCGTTCCCGCCGGATACGAGCGATTTTGAAACGATGGACTCGTGGATGGACACGTACGAGCAGATGAAGTGGGACACGAGCATTTCCAaaagcagcaaagcaaaaaagaaaagctag